The Niastella koreensis GR20-10 genome includes a window with the following:
- a CDS encoding nucleoside-diphosphate kinase has product MSNRTFTMIKPDAMKNGHAGAILDRIIKEGFRVVSLKLTKLSKEKAGEFYAVHKERPFYGELVDFMSSGVIIAAILEKDNAVNAFRTLIGATNPAQAEAGTIRKLFATSIGENAVHGSDSDENAAIEGSFFFSGLEQF; this is encoded by the coding sequence ATGAGTAACCGCACGTTTACCATGATTAAACCCGATGCCATGAAGAATGGGCATGCCGGAGCGATTTTAGACCGGATCATAAAAGAAGGGTTCCGCGTTGTATCGCTGAAATTGACCAAATTAAGCAAGGAAAAAGCCGGTGAGTTCTATGCTGTGCACAAAGAGCGTCCGTTTTATGGCGAACTGGTTGATTTTATGAGCAGCGGAGTGATTATTGCCGCCATTTTGGAAAAAGACAATGCCGTTAACGCATTTCGTACCCTGATCGGTGCTACCAACCCCGCCCAGGCCGAAGCCGGCACCATCCGCAAACTGTTTGCTACCTCTATTGGCGAAAACGCCGTACATGGCAGCGACAGCGATGAAAATGCCGCTATCGAAGGCAGTTTCTTCTTTAGTGGATTGGAGCAGTTTTAA
- a CDS encoding DUF3857 domain-containing protein: protein MKKCLSLITAICAACSLTAQISPYALLSVPETVKKDADIIKRLEEITFEVTDIDRSSVTVHQIITVMNEKGKSALHFAEYTDKFHILDDAEVKVFDANGRQINRYKQKDMITTAEGGDNLIDDSKVTYVRFPSSSFPVTFEVKYSVKLKGNLLFPSFEIQDANESVESSVFTAKVPKDLDLRYKEKNITLKPETGEDGNYKWYRWSVKNLPAVKYEAGSVRPYPYVMLAPNRFKFDDFEGDLSTWKSFGAWYGNLCKGLDKLPPDRVAFFNDMVKDAPNNLEKIRRLYTYLQKNFRYVSIQLGIGGLRPFSADFTEKKKYGDCKALSNCMKAMLNAVGIKSYSAVINAGVNALAMDADFPSKFSNHVILCVPQEKDTVWLECTSNTIDFNTLGSFTENRNALLITENGGVLVATPESKCSENVYKVRTVIDLQPDGSGTSHTTFVTTGEFKEQMKYFLDEKKDDQKEFIVNDLNFKQPDDFNYKQIEGTAEFTTDLEMTYEKVHEFNAGNKLFISPRIYRFWSRSLPKSDDRKQDYYFRYPFERTDTTVFKLPAGASVEALPKPKELSGALATYTTKYWYNETEKAVYSTASLVLKKQKIPVAGYAEIKKLFDEILMDDTQRIVIKKE, encoded by the coding sequence ATGAAAAAGTGTTTATCCCTGATAACCGCCATTTGCGCCGCCTGCAGTCTCACGGCGCAAATATCTCCCTACGCCCTGTTGTCGGTACCCGAAACAGTGAAAAAAGATGCCGACATCATTAAACGGCTGGAGGAAATTACCTTTGAAGTAACCGACATCGACCGGTCGTCAGTGACCGTACACCAGATCATTACGGTGATGAATGAGAAAGGCAAAAGCGCTCTCCATTTTGCCGAGTATACCGATAAATTTCATATTCTGGATGATGCAGAAGTAAAAGTGTTTGATGCCAATGGCCGGCAAATAAACAGGTACAAACAAAAAGATATGATCACCACCGCGGAAGGTGGCGATAACCTGATAGACGATAGCAAGGTCACTTATGTGCGGTTTCCTTCCTCCAGCTTTCCTGTTACGTTTGAAGTGAAGTACAGTGTAAAACTAAAGGGCAACCTGTTGTTCCCCAGCTTCGAGATCCAGGATGCCAATGAAAGCGTGGAATCATCCGTGTTCACCGCCAAAGTGCCCAAGGACCTTGACCTGCGCTATAAAGAAAAGAACATCACCTTAAAACCTGAGACCGGCGAAGATGGCAACTATAAATGGTACCGCTGGTCGGTAAAAAACCTGCCGGCCGTAAAATACGAAGCAGGTTCGGTTAGACCTTATCCTTATGTGATGCTGGCGCCCAACCGGTTTAAGTTCGATGATTTTGAAGGCGACCTGAGCACCTGGAAAAGCTTTGGCGCCTGGTACGGGAACCTGTGCAAAGGGCTGGATAAATTACCACCCGACCGGGTTGCTTTTTTTAACGATATGGTCAAAGACGCCCCCAACAATCTGGAAAAGATCAGAAGGCTGTATACCTATTTGCAAAAGAATTTCCGGTATGTGAGCATACAGCTGGGCATTGGCGGCTTGCGCCCATTCTCTGCCGACTTTACCGAAAAGAAAAAGTATGGCGATTGTAAAGCGCTGAGCAATTGCATGAAGGCCATGCTGAATGCGGTGGGTATTAAAAGCTACAGCGCCGTTATTAATGCCGGAGTAAATGCCCTGGCCATGGATGCCGACTTCCCTTCCAAATTCAGTAACCACGTTATTCTTTGTGTGCCCCAGGAAAAAGACACGGTATGGCTGGAATGTACCAGTAATACCATTGACTTTAATACCTTAGGCTCCTTTACCGAAAACCGCAATGCCTTACTGATCACGGAAAATGGCGGCGTTCTGGTGGCCACCCCCGAAAGTAAATGTTCTGAAAATGTATACAAGGTACGTACGGTAATTGACCTGCAACCTGATGGCTCGGGCACCAGCCATACCACCTTTGTCACTACCGGAGAGTTTAAAGAACAGATGAAGTACTTTTTAGATGAGAAGAAAGACGATCAGAAAGAATTTATAGTGAACGACCTGAACTTTAAACAGCCGGACGACTTTAACTATAAACAAATAGAAGGCACCGCCGAATTTACCACCGACCTGGAAATGACCTACGAAAAGGTGCATGAGTTCAATGCCGGCAATAAACTGTTCATCAGTCCCCGCATTTACCGGTTCTGGTCAAGATCACTGCCAAAATCGGACGACCGTAAACAGGATTATTATTTCAGATACCCCTTTGAACGCACCGATACAACTGTTTTTAAATTACCGGCCGGCGCATCGGTAGAAGCGCTGCCCAAACCAAAGGAATTATCGGGCGCTTTGGCCACTTATACCACCAAATACTGGTATAACGAAACCGAAAAAGCGGTGTACAGCACGGCATCCCTGGTGCTGAAAAAGCAAAAGATCCCCGTTGCCGGTTATGCGGAGATAAAGAAGTTGTTTGATGAAATACTGATGGATGATACGCAAAGGATAGTTATCAAGAAAGAATAA
- a CDS encoding TraB/GumN family protein, whose protein sequence is MLFFYVALAMTGLGQQNANSSKKENASVSKGNHNHLNNTLLWKISGNGLKRPSYLYGTMHVLCAEDATVSDSLKFVIKNCDQIYFELDMDNLGETLGALKYLRMNNGTKLSELLTKEEYAKVEAYFKQNSLPLSMFNRVKPFFISSLIGEQMMECPGSEGQGSSFLSQKNGMEELIMRESKQYNKEIKGLETTEFQASIFDSIPYAKQAKELVTYIDSIDTYRAATLEMVKAYREQNLELLDSLSNKSDPGMEADYMDLLLYGRNRHWVEQMPALMKENSLLFAVGAGHLPGEQGVINLLRKKGFRVTPMKNIGKSKNTESL, encoded by the coding sequence ATGTTATTTTTTTATGTGGCCCTGGCCATGACCGGATTGGGACAGCAAAACGCCAATTCTAGCAAAAAAGAAAACGCTTCGGTGTCGAAAGGCAATCATAACCACTTAAATAACACGTTGTTATGGAAAATAAGCGGCAACGGTCTCAAACGGCCGAGTTACCTGTATGGCACCATGCACGTATTGTGCGCCGAAGATGCCACGGTGAGCGATAGCCTTAAATTTGTTATAAAAAATTGTGACCAGATCTACTTTGAGCTGGATATGGACAATTTAGGTGAAACGCTGGGCGCGCTGAAATACCTGCGAATGAACAACGGCACCAAACTGTCGGAGTTGCTTACCAAAGAAGAATATGCCAAAGTGGAAGCCTATTTTAAACAAAATTCACTGCCTTTAAGCATGTTCAACCGGGTGAAACCGTTTTTCATTTCCAGTCTTATTGGCGAACAAATGATGGAGTGTCCCGGAAGCGAGGGACAGGGATCGTCGTTTCTTTCGCAAAAGAACGGGATGGAAGAATTGATTATGCGGGAAAGCAAACAGTATAATAAAGAAATAAAGGGATTGGAAACAACCGAGTTCCAGGCCTCCATTTTCGACAGCATCCCTTATGCCAAACAGGCAAAAGAGCTGGTAACTTATATAGACAGCATCGATACCTACAGGGCCGCCACCCTGGAAATGGTAAAAGCGTACCGCGAGCAAAACCTGGAGTTGCTGGATTCGCTCTCGAATAAAAGCGACCCGGGCATGGAAGCAGATTATATGGACCTGTTATTATATGGCCGCAACCGCCACTGGGTTGAACAAATGCCGGCCCTGATGAAAGAGAACAGTTTGTTGTTTGCAGTGGGAGCGGGGCATTTACCAGGTGAGCAGGGGGTAATTAATCTGCTGCGAAAGAAGGGGTTTCGGGTTACTCCAATGAAGAATATCGGGAAGAGTAAGAATACGGAGTCGCTGTAG
- a CDS encoding DUF3857 domain-containing protein has protein sequence MKRFVCSLLCLALVTLCTAQTTLPEPGEFTEAEKSITECPFDKEADAVVIFDDARVDHNDRNEQVTTRRTRLKILKSKGIHYGDVSIRYYSKDELQFVSDVEAYTYSPKSAPEVKKVPQSAVFRQKINDRWSVVKIAMPDVQPGTILDYKYITTAKSYHLDDWNFQREIPVMHSHFSLAVLPNYEFTYRVFKSDRLPIVIKKDKQEGRIYFEMNEIAGLRDEPYMDAEKDYLQHIEFQMSGYAGTFGGTQHYMTTWDEVIRELMSNSSYGGQLNKNIPVGAEWLEKVKAISPAYERMAAVYNFVYKNISWNGLISIWSVDGVKDAWEKKQGSSADINLLLINLLKEAGLEVYPLLVSERGNGKVNAELPFIYQFNKTMACVLIDDKKYILDIAGPYTPPFMIPFSVINTKAFLVNKKKGGIITLTETEKKDRNFVSIQARIDDNGAMTGKAFIQSNEYARLNRMRDWMRDKERFKENYYTTYEAGLKVDSLQLQNMDNDSMALDQQFNFSAPPIASGDYKLVNLNLFTGIAKNPFISDIRFTDIDFGCLRSYSVLENIDLPPSLKIETLPKNLRMIMPDTSITFMRYMEVKDNELHVKYDINFLRPVFTADEYVYVKEFYKKMAGIMNEQIVLRKP, from the coding sequence ATGAAACGCTTTGTTTGTAGCTTGCTGTGCCTGGCACTTGTTACGCTTTGTACCGCACAAACCACCCTGCCTGAACCCGGGGAATTTACTGAGGCCGAGAAATCGATCACCGAATGCCCGTTCGATAAAGAAGCCGACGCCGTGGTGATCTTTGACGATGCACGCGTTGACCACAATGACCGGAATGAACAGGTTACTACCCGGCGTACCCGGTTAAAGATCCTGAAATCAAAAGGAATCCACTATGGGGATGTTTCTATCCGTTATTACAGTAAAGACGAATTGCAATTTGTAAGCGACGTTGAAGCCTATACATACAGTCCCAAATCAGCTCCCGAAGTCAAAAAAGTTCCGCAGTCTGCCGTATTTCGTCAAAAGATAAACGACAGATGGTCTGTTGTAAAAATAGCCATGCCCGATGTACAGCCGGGTACTATTCTGGACTATAAATATATTACCACCGCTAAAAGCTATCACCTCGACGATTGGAATTTCCAACGCGAGATACCTGTTATGCACAGCCATTTTTCGCTGGCGGTACTCCCCAACTATGAATTTACCTACCGAGTTTTTAAAAGCGATCGCCTGCCAATTGTGATTAAAAAAGATAAACAAGAGGGCCGCATCTATTTTGAAATGAACGAAATAGCCGGGTTACGGGATGAGCCGTATATGGATGCTGAAAAAGATTACCTGCAGCATATAGAATTTCAAATGTCGGGTTATGCAGGCACATTTGGCGGCACACAACATTATATGACTACCTGGGATGAAGTTATCCGTGAATTAATGTCCAACTCTTCTTACGGCGGTCAGCTGAATAAAAATATCCCGGTGGGCGCTGAGTGGCTCGAAAAAGTAAAAGCTATCTCCCCTGCTTATGAAAGGATGGCGGCCGTTTACAATTTCGTTTATAAAAATATCAGCTGGAATGGCCTCATTAGTATTTGGTCTGTTGATGGCGTTAAAGATGCCTGGGAAAAAAAGCAGGGCAGCAGTGCCGATATTAACCTGTTGCTGATAAACCTGCTGAAAGAAGCCGGCCTGGAAGTATATCCCCTGCTGGTAAGCGAACGGGGCAATGGTAAAGTAAACGCCGAGTTACCTTTCATTTACCAGTTCAATAAAACAATGGCCTGTGTGCTCATCGATGATAAAAAATATATCCTGGATATTGCGGGGCCCTATACCCCGCCCTTTATGATCCCTTTCTCTGTAATCAATACAAAAGCATTCCTGGTAAATAAAAAGAAAGGCGGTATTATTACCCTTACTGAAACAGAAAAAAAGGACCGGAACTTTGTAAGTATCCAGGCCCGGATTGACGACAATGGCGCCATGACCGGCAAAGCCTTTATTCAAAGTAATGAATATGCCAGGCTTAACCGCATGCGGGACTGGATGCGTGATAAAGAACGCTTCAAGGAAAACTATTATACTACTTATGAGGCCGGACTGAAAGTGGATAGCCTGCAATTACAGAATATGGATAACGATTCCATGGCTCTGGACCAGCAATTTAATTTTTCTGCTCCGCCAATAGCCAGCGGCGATTACAAACTGGTTAACCTGAACCTGTTCACCGGCATTGCAAAAAATCCGTTCATCTCCGACATCCGCTTTACGGATATCGATTTCGGTTGTCTGCGATCGTATTCGGTACTGGAGAATATTGACCTGCCGCCATCGTTGAAAATTGAAACGCTGCCTAAAAACCTGCGCATGATAATGCCCGACACCAGCATCACCTTTATGCGGTATATGGAAGTAAAGGACAATGAGCTGCACGTGAAGTATGATATCAACTTTTTGCGCCCGGTGTTCACCGCCGATGAATACGTATATGTAAAGGAGTTTTACAAAAAAATGGCGGGGATCATGAACGAGCAGATTGTTTTGAGAAAACCATAA
- a CDS encoding DHH family phosphoesterase, producing the protein MKPIQDIYPHLTTPRNVVITTHQKPDADAMGSSLAMYHFLTSLGHSVTVVSPTNWAKWLDWMPGAANVIDYELQRDRGEAALQQAQWVFCLDFNVLVRTKHMANTLRVGLYDRILIDHHQQPEVPLFTWGISDTGKSSTCEMVYDFIVGGGYGDRITPAIADCLYAGVMTDTGSFRFPSASAAVHRMVADLKDRGLQHTQVHENIYDNFHENRLRFIGHILLHRMDLFYEYNTALIAIPKKDLLRYEVKTGDTEGLVNWPLSIQGIKLAALVIDRDEERKWSFRSKGDFDVNTFARTYFEGGGHFNAAGGRSSDSLDGTVQRFFEAMKENALQLQ; encoded by the coding sequence ATGAAACCTATACAAGACATATATCCCCATTTAACAACCCCACGCAATGTGGTGATTACCACGCATCAGAAGCCCGATGCGGACGCCATGGGCAGCTCCCTGGCCATGTATCATTTTCTAACCTCCCTGGGTCACTCGGTAACCGTAGTTTCCCCTACCAATTGGGCCAAATGGCTCGACTGGATGCCCGGAGCAGCGAATGTGATAGATTATGAACTGCAGCGCGACCGGGGCGAGGCCGCCTTACAACAGGCGCAATGGGTTTTTTGCCTCGATTTCAATGTGCTGGTACGTACCAAGCACATGGCAAATACCCTGCGTGTGGGCCTTTACGACCGTATTTTAATTGACCATCACCAGCAACCTGAGGTTCCTCTGTTTACCTGGGGTATCAGCGATACCGGTAAAAGCAGCACCTGCGAAATGGTGTATGATTTTATCGTTGGCGGCGGCTACGGCGACCGGATCACCCCGGCCATTGCCGATTGCCTGTACGCCGGTGTAATGACCGATACCGGTTCATTCCGCTTTCCTTCGGCCAGCGCTGCCGTGCACCGCATGGTGGCCGATCTGAAAGACCGCGGTTTGCAGCATACCCAGGTGCACGAAAATATTTACGATAATTTCCACGAAAACAGGCTCCGGTTTATCGGGCACATCCTGCTGCACCGGATGGACCTGTTCTACGAATACAATACAGCCCTGATCGCTATTCCCAAAAAAGACCTGTTGCGCTATGAGGTTAAAACCGGTGATACCGAAGGCCTGGTGAACTGGCCATTGAGTATTCAGGGTATTAAATTGGCCGCACTGGTGATTGACCGCGATGAAGAACGCAAATGGAGCTTCCGCAGCAAAGGGGATTTTGATGTAAATACCTTTGCCCGTACTTATTTTGAAGGCGGTGGCCATTTCAATGCAGCCGGAGGCCGCAGCAGTGATTCCCTCGATGGAACCGTTCAACGCTTCTTTGAGGCTATGAAAGAAAACGCTTTGCAGTTACAATAA
- a CDS encoding DUF3857 domain-containing protein has protein sequence MKRSLTLLAWLILPVALFAQKGSDIPAFGKIEKADLEMKECDFDAKADAVVLFDVGELYCDIVSGGDMTLERHVRIKILKDKGKDKADIHIPYFSYKNVEYIKNLQAQTYNLDGAGNVVATKVEKSLIYDKKIDKYYHEQVFTFPEVKAGSIVEYKWKQAWSGISLENWYFQRDVPVKYSRYRVDFPNEIELYSTPYCVLPYESKKEDKSNRSIQTYVMKNIPALRDEPYISCDKDYLQRVEFRPMALNLPTRRENLIKNWPEEIKKLMEDEDFGVQLKRNIPRTSGLDSALKNITDPYRKMVIIHEYVRKNMEWNGLSNIWALNGVRAAWKDKKGTSGEINLILVNLLKDADLKAHALLVSTREHGVVNSMVADRSQFNKVMAYVEIDDKVYVLDATEKITPSFLIPQNVMYSEGLVIEKPETFEWGWRPLWNEKSLNRNVVVMQATIDEKGAMNGRASLYSYDYARLQRIEEAKKDKAKFLEHYFKTDNQGAQVDSLELENLDADSLPLVQKVHFNLPVSSSGDYKYFSTNLFTSLEKNPFLADNRFSDIFFGTNQSFSIVANITIPDGYAFETLPKSMRMIMPDTSISITRRMVAESNQVSIRVALEFTKPFFAVQEYPDFKEFYKQLFAILSEQIAIKKKG, from the coding sequence ATGAAGCGATCATTAACCCTGCTTGCCTGGCTTATACTGCCGGTAGCGTTGTTTGCCCAGAAGGGCAGTGACATTCCAGCCTTTGGTAAAATTGAAAAAGCCGACCTGGAAATGAAAGAATGTGATTTTGATGCCAAAGCCGATGCTGTTGTGTTGTTCGATGTAGGCGAATTGTATTGCGACATCGTATCTGGCGGCGACATGACACTGGAACGCCATGTACGCATAAAGATCCTGAAAGACAAAGGCAAGGACAAGGCCGACATTCACATCCCCTATTTCAGCTACAAGAATGTGGAATACATCAAGAACCTGCAGGCCCAAACCTATAACCTGGATGGTGCAGGCAATGTTGTTGCCACCAAAGTGGAGAAAAGTCTCATTTATGACAAGAAGATCGATAAATACTACCATGAACAGGTATTCACCTTCCCCGAGGTAAAAGCCGGCAGTATTGTTGAATACAAATGGAAACAGGCCTGGAGCGGCATCAGCCTGGAGAATTGGTATTTTCAACGCGATGTTCCGGTGAAATACAGCCGTTACCGGGTTGACTTTCCCAATGAAATTGAATTGTATTCAACACCGTATTGCGTATTGCCGTATGAATCAAAGAAGGAAGACAAATCCAACCGCAGCATTCAGACCTATGTCATGAAAAATATTCCCGCGTTACGCGATGAGCCCTACATCAGTTGTGATAAGGATTATCTGCAACGCGTCGAGTTCAGGCCAATGGCCCTTAACCTGCCCACCCGCCGGGAAAACCTGATAAAGAACTGGCCGGAGGAAATAAAAAAACTGATGGAAGATGAGGATTTCGGCGTACAGCTGAAAAGGAACATCCCCCGTACGAGCGGCCTCGATTCTGCCCTGAAAAACATCACCGACCCCTATCGTAAAATGGTGATCATTCATGAATACGTTCGTAAGAACATGGAATGGAATGGCCTCAGTAATATCTGGGCACTGAATGGCGTTAGAGCAGCGTGGAAAGATAAAAAGGGCACCAGCGGGGAAATTAATCTGATATTAGTGAACCTGCTGAAAGATGCCGACCTGAAAGCGCACGCCCTGCTGGTAAGCACCCGTGAACATGGGGTTGTTAACAGTATGGTTGCCGATAGAAGTCAGTTTAATAAAGTAATGGCGTACGTTGAAATTGACGATAAAGTGTACGTACTGGATGCCACCGAAAAGATCACCCCATCATTCCTGATACCCCAAAATGTGATGTATTCGGAAGGATTGGTTATTGAAAAACCCGAAACTTTTGAATGGGGCTGGAGACCGTTGTGGAACGAGAAATCGTTAAACAGGAATGTAGTGGTGATGCAGGCGACCATTGACGAAAAAGGCGCAATGAACGGCAGGGCTTCCCTCTACAGCTACGATTATGCCCGCTTGCAGCGGATTGAAGAAGCTAAAAAAGACAAGGCCAAATTCCTGGAGCACTACTTCAAAACAGATAATCAGGGCGCGCAGGTAGACAGTCTGGAACTGGAAAACCTGGATGCCGATTCCCTGCCACTGGTGCAAAAAGTGCATTTCAATTTACCCGTAAGCTCTTCAGGCGATTACAAATATTTCTCCACCAACCTGTTTACCAGCCTGGAGAAAAACCCGTTCCTGGCCGACAACCGGTTTTCGGATATTTTCTTTGGCACCAACCAGTCGTTCAGCATAGTGGCCAATATAACCATCCCTGATGGCTATGCATTTGAAACATTGCCGAAGAGTATGCGCATGATAATGCCCGATACCAGCATTTCCATCACCCGCCGGATGGTGGCCGAAAGCAACCAGGTTTCAATAAGAGTGGCGCTGGAATTTACAAAGCCGTTTTTTGCCGTACAGGAATACCCTGACTTTAAGGAATTCTATAAACAGCTATTTGCTATCTTGAGTGAACAGATCGCCATTAAGAAAAAAGGATAA